DNA from Mesotoga sp. Brook.08.105.5.1:
TGCAACGGTACTGGTCACCTCTCTTAACGGAAAGGAGAGTTTAACCTATAGCATCTTCTTTACAGTTAAGGTTGTGATCTCAATCACGGCAGATCCTCCAAATGGGGGAGAGTTCAGTGGAGACGGCGAGTACATCTACGGAGATCTCGTTACGATAATGGCCACGCCATCCATTCATAACACTTTCAGTGGTTGGTATCTCGACGAACCTGAAGAAGCGAGTTTTGAGGAAAGCGGTGACGATCCTATTTACACTGAACCAGTTGTTTCTTTTCAGGCTCTGAAGGATGTTAGCCTGATGGTAGGATTCAATCCAATGCAGTATACCTTCAATCTTGTGCCTGTTCCCCCTGAAGGTGGAGAAGTGGCCGGCGGAGGAGCTGTAGATTATGGGGATTCTCTAAATCTGAGCGCATGGTCTAATGAAGGCTATGGCTTTGCAGGATGGTGGATTGACAGCTATATGTTTAGTGATCAAGCCGTTGACATGGTTAACACCATCGAAATCCTCGAGCATACTGAATGCATAACCTGTACGGAATTCACAGTAGAGGGTAGATTCGATCCTTCGGCCCCACAGTGGCATCTCAACGTTACGATTGAGGCGACTCCGGTTTATGGCGGTGAAACCTGGGGTTCGGGACTGTATTCTTACGGAAGTTACGTAACTGTCGGGGCTACACCTTCAGACCATTTCAATTTCGATGGGTGGTACTTTGACGGGGTACAGCTAAGTGAAGGCGCTACTTACACGTTCCCGGCAAATTACTGGTACACTGAGGGTGCCACATACACCCCGCTTCCCTTACAGGGAGTATTTGAAGATATACAATATTCATTCTATGCGGTTGCAGAACCTCCTGAAGGCGGAACGGCAACCGGTGGAGGAACTGCCGCTTATGGAGACAACGTTTCATTCCTGGCCGTACCAAATGAGTCGTACACATTTGAGGGTTGGTACTACGGTGAGGAAAACATGAGTGGATCCCCGAGCTTCACCCTTGACACCGCCAGCTTTCTGGATACTCATACGCTTCCCGTAACCAGTACAGAAAACACCTTCATCTTTACGGCGAAGTTCCAACCTCAGACCCCGCCACCGGGATGGCTACTGATTACGATCGATGCTTCACCTACGGACAAAGGCGAGGTGAGCGGCGCAGGCAAATATTCGTATGGAGAAGATGTCACGCTTGGAGCAACGCCGATTGAGCACTTTGATTTCGGAGGTTGGTACACTGACGGAGAAATGTTGAGTGAGGATCTTCCATACACATTTAACACATCGGAGTGGCTGCCGACACAGGGTGTGACCGATACCCTTCCAATAGTCGCTTGGTTCCCGCCGGTCTTCTATCATTTCAACGTAGTTGCAAATCCTCCCGAAGGCGGGGAAGTTATGGAAAGTGGTGTATTCATATACGGCGATCCGATGACG
Protein-coding regions in this window:
- a CDS encoding InlB B-repeat-containing protein — its product is MKRAYVYLVVALLLVMITGCPAFWKAADATLKELLYNGVEVPEFSAKKTDYSIVLPAGTTEPPTVTAVPAVEGVNIVIADAETLPGTATVLVTSLNGKESLTYSIFFTVKVVISITADPPNGGEFSGDGEYIYGDLVTIMATPSIHNTFSGWYLDEPEEASFEESGDDPIYTEPVVSFQALKDVSLMVGFNPMQYTFNLVPVPPEGGEVAGGGAVDYGDSLNLSAWSNEGYGFAGWWIDSYMFSDQAVDMVNTIEILEHTECITCTEFTVEGRFDPSAPQWHLNVTIEATPVYGGETWGSGLYSYGSYVTVGATPSDHFNFDGWYFDGVQLSEGATYTFPANYWYTEGATYTPLPLQGVFEDIQYSFYAVAEPPEGGTATGGGTAAYGDNVSFLAVPNESYTFEGWYYGEENMSGSPSFTLDTASFLDTHTLPVTSTENTFIFTAKFQPQTPPPGWLLITIDASPTDKGEVSGAGKYSYGEDVTLGATPIEHFDFGGWYTDGEMLSEDLPYTFNTSEWLPTQGVTDTLPIVAWFPPVFYHFNVVANPPEGGEVMESGVFIYGDPMTLGAVPNDNYVFRNWTFEGAEFSDNPLWEGNSTFFLARSTCIGCTEFTIVGNFDLDVPDTITVNLRSEPPEGGQVSGGGQFPKGSSTVISAMPNPGYGFSVWCYDPCGSVFSESQTLTISNLQENISLFASFHPLN